In Paroedura picta isolate Pp20150507F chromosome 12, Ppicta_v3.0, whole genome shotgun sequence, one DNA window encodes the following:
- the ZBTB44 gene encoding zinc finger and BTB domain-containing protein 44 isoform X1: MGVKTFTHNSPAHSQEMLGKLNMLRNDGHFCDITIRVQDKIFRAHKVVLAACSDFFRSKLVGQAEEDSKSVLDLHHVTVTGFMPLLEYAYTATLSINTENIIDVLAAASYMQMFSVASTCSEFMKSSILWNTPNSQQEKVLDTGQENSTTCNFTSRDGSLSPVSSECSMVERTIPVCRESRRKRKSYIVMSPGSPLKCSTQTNSPQVLNPSASYAESRSHPVDSSLAFPWTFPFGIDRRLQSEKVKQVENSRTLEVPGPAEASRRITDYVTCESTKVSSPLVIEEDVRVKVERLSDEEVHEEVSQPVSASQSSLSDQQTVPGSEQVQEDLLISPQSSSIGSIDEGVTEGLPTLQSTSGGNVHDDDRLETVQYPYQLYITPSTSSIERPSPNGPDRPFQCPTCGVRFTRIQNLKQHMLIHSGIKPFQCDRCGKKFTRAYSLKMHRLKHEGKRCFRCQICSATFTSFGEYKHHMRVSRHIIRKPRIYECKTCGAMFTNSGNLIVHLRSLNHEASELANYFQSSDFLVPDYLNQEQEETLGQYELGEHGFESSSSVQMPVISQVSSTQNCESTFPLGPLGGLAEKEEDMPEQPKTIVSAEANRDEPPKPGLSAITIE, translated from the exons ATGGGCGTCAAAACATTTACCCACAATTCCCCCGCACACAGCCAGGAGATGCTCGGGAAGCTGAACATGCTGCGCAACGATGGGCATTTCTGCGATATCACCATTCGTGTCCAAGACAAGATCTTCAGGGCACACAAAGTAGTGTTGGCAGCCTGCAGTGACTTCTTCCGTTCCAAGCTGGTCGGACAAGCAGAAGAGGACAGCAAAAGTGTACTGGACTTGCATCATGTGACTGTGACCGGGTTCATGCCTCTTCTGGAATATGCATACACAGCGACCCTGTCGATTAACACAGAAAATATTATCGATGTCTTGGCTGCAGCTAGCTATATGCAAATGTTCAGTGTTGCTAGCACCTGTTCTGAGTTCATGAAGTCGAGCATTTTATGGAACACTCCCAATAGCCAGCAAGAAAAGGTCCTAGACACAGGGCAGGAAAACAGCACCACCTGCAACTTTACCTCTCGAGACGGCAGCCTTTCTCCAGTTTCTTCGGAATGCAGCATGGTGGAGAGAACCATTCCTGTATGCCGAGAGTCAAGGCGAAAGCGCAAAAGCTACATAGTTATGTCGCCCGGAAGCCCGCTAAAATGTAGCACTCAAACTAACTCCCCGCAGGTTCTGAATCCTTCAGCTTCCTATGCAGAGTCTAGAAGTCACCCTGTAGACTCTTCCTTGGCTTTTCCTTGGACTTTCCCTTTTGGAATTGACCGAAGGCTTCAGTCGGAAAAGGTGAAGCAAGTAGAAAATTCTCGGACTCTAGAAGTGCCTGGCCCAGCAGAAGCGTCCAGAAGAATTACTGATTATGTGACTTGCGAGAGcacaaaggtcagttcccctctGGTAATTGAAGAAGATGTGCGTGTCAAAGTGGAAAGGTTAAGTGACGAGGAAGTTCACGAGGAGGTGTCACAGCCCGTCAGCGCATCCCAAAGTTCCCTGAGCGATCAGCAGACGGTTCCTGGAAGCGAGCAAGTTCAGGAAGACCTTTTGATCAGTCCACAGTCATCTTCTATAG GTTCGATAGATGAAGGAGTCACTGAGGGCTTGCCAACACTCCAAAGTACCTCTGGTGGTAACGTTCATGACGACGATCG CTTGGAGACTGTCCAGTATCCTTACCAGCTGTATATTACTCCTTCAACCAGTAGCATAGAGAGACCCAGTCCAAATGGTCCTGATAGACCTTTTCAGTGCCCAACCTGTGGTGTTCGATTCACTCGTATTCAGAACCTAAAACAGCACATGCTCATCCACTCAG GCATTAAACCATTTCAGTGTGACCGCTGTGGGAAAAAGTTCACCCGGGCTTATTCGCTAAAGATGCATCGCCTGAAGCACGAAGGTAAACGCTGTTTCCGGTGCCAGATATGTAGTGCCACTTTCACTTCCTTCGGGGAATATAAACACCACATGCGGGTTTCCCGGCACATTATCCGCAAGCCTCGGATTTACGAGTGCAAAACATGTGGCGCCATGTTCACCAACTCTGGAAATTTAATCGTTCATCTGAGGAGTCTGAACCATGAAGCGTCAGAGCTAGCAAACTACTTCCAGAGCAG TGATTTCCTAGTACCGGACTACTTAaatcaagaacaagaagaaacCCTCGGCCAGTATGAGCTAGGAGAGCACGGATTTGAAAGCAGCTCCTCTGTCCAAATGCCTGTCATTTCGCAGGTCTCCTCAACTCAGAATTGTGAAAGCACTTTCCCCTTGGGGCCTCTGGGTGGGTTGGCAGAGAAGGAGGAAGACATGCCAGAGCAGCCAAAGACTATTGTAAGTGCCGAGGCAAACCGAGATGAACCCCCGAAACCGGGGCTCTCAGCTATTACTATTGAGTAA
- the ZBTB44 gene encoding zinc finger and BTB domain-containing protein 44 isoform X2, with protein MGVKTFTHNSPAHSQEMLGKLNMLRNDGHFCDITIRVQDKIFRAHKVVLAACSDFFRSKLVGQAEEDSKSVLDLHHVTVTGFMPLLEYAYTATLSINTENIIDVLAAASYMQMFSVASTCSEFMKSSILWNTPNSQQEKVLDTGQENSTTCNFTSRDGSLSPVSSECSMVERTIPVCRESRRKRKSYIVMSPGSPLKCSTQTNSPQVLNPSASYAESRSHPVDSSLAFPWTFPFGIDRRLQSEKVKQVENSRTLEVPGPAEASRRITDYVTCESTKVSSPLVIEEDVRVKVERLSDEEVHEEVSQPVSASQSSLSDQQTVPGSEQVQEDLLISPQSSSIGSIDEGVTEGLPTLQSTSGGNVHDDDRLETVQYPYQLYITPSTSSIERPSPNGPDRPFQCPTCGVRFTRIQNLKQHMLIHSGIKPFQCDRCGKKFTRAYSLKMHRLKHEVIS; from the exons ATGGGCGTCAAAACATTTACCCACAATTCCCCCGCACACAGCCAGGAGATGCTCGGGAAGCTGAACATGCTGCGCAACGATGGGCATTTCTGCGATATCACCATTCGTGTCCAAGACAAGATCTTCAGGGCACACAAAGTAGTGTTGGCAGCCTGCAGTGACTTCTTCCGTTCCAAGCTGGTCGGACAAGCAGAAGAGGACAGCAAAAGTGTACTGGACTTGCATCATGTGACTGTGACCGGGTTCATGCCTCTTCTGGAATATGCATACACAGCGACCCTGTCGATTAACACAGAAAATATTATCGATGTCTTGGCTGCAGCTAGCTATATGCAAATGTTCAGTGTTGCTAGCACCTGTTCTGAGTTCATGAAGTCGAGCATTTTATGGAACACTCCCAATAGCCAGCAAGAAAAGGTCCTAGACACAGGGCAGGAAAACAGCACCACCTGCAACTTTACCTCTCGAGACGGCAGCCTTTCTCCAGTTTCTTCGGAATGCAGCATGGTGGAGAGAACCATTCCTGTATGCCGAGAGTCAAGGCGAAAGCGCAAAAGCTACATAGTTATGTCGCCCGGAAGCCCGCTAAAATGTAGCACTCAAACTAACTCCCCGCAGGTTCTGAATCCTTCAGCTTCCTATGCAGAGTCTAGAAGTCACCCTGTAGACTCTTCCTTGGCTTTTCCTTGGACTTTCCCTTTTGGAATTGACCGAAGGCTTCAGTCGGAAAAGGTGAAGCAAGTAGAAAATTCTCGGACTCTAGAAGTGCCTGGCCCAGCAGAAGCGTCCAGAAGAATTACTGATTATGTGACTTGCGAGAGcacaaaggtcagttcccctctGGTAATTGAAGAAGATGTGCGTGTCAAAGTGGAAAGGTTAAGTGACGAGGAAGTTCACGAGGAGGTGTCACAGCCCGTCAGCGCATCCCAAAGTTCCCTGAGCGATCAGCAGACGGTTCCTGGAAGCGAGCAAGTTCAGGAAGACCTTTTGATCAGTCCACAGTCATCTTCTATAG GTTCGATAGATGAAGGAGTCACTGAGGGCTTGCCAACACTCCAAAGTACCTCTGGTGGTAACGTTCATGACGACGATCG CTTGGAGACTGTCCAGTATCCTTACCAGCTGTATATTACTCCTTCAACCAGTAGCATAGAGAGACCCAGTCCAAATGGTCCTGATAGACCTTTTCAGTGCCCAACCTGTGGTGTTCGATTCACTCGTATTCAGAACCTAAAACAGCACATGCTCATCCACTCAG GCATTAAACCATTTCAGTGTGACCGCTGTGGGAAAAAGTTCACCCGGGCTTATTCGCTAAAGATGCATCGCCTGAAGCACGAAG TGATTTCCTAG